From the genome of Alteromonas stellipolaris:
GGAAAGTTCCACGGTTCACAAGGTTTGAAATCGTTTCACGAGCATACGGGAAAAGCATGTTCGGGCAGAATGAACCTAGCGTATGCGCTTTGTTCTGATCTGGCATTTCGCCAATAGCAAAAATACCGGCTTGCTGAACTTCACACAAGAAGGCTGTTTCTTCGCCAAGTGTAGCGGTAACGGTTACTGACAACACAACTTCGTAAACGTTTTCGTCTAGTTTGTTTGTGCTAGTGTCAATATCTAGTTTAATTTCTGGCTTCCACTCTTTTGTGAAAATAGCCGGCGCATTTGGCGATTCAAAAGAGATATCTTTAGTGAAGATACGCTGAATGTTGAATTGAGGGGCTTGCGCTTGGTCGCCTGCTGCGGCGCCATTGGTAGTCTGATTATCGTCAGCCATGATATTTCCTGTTTAATTGTCGTTTTATTTTGATGTATTGCGTTGCTTTACGCGCTGACGCGTTATGCTAACCCAAGCATAGGATTTAGTTTTTGCTGTGCTTCTAGTGCCATCATGTCATCACAGCCGCCTACGTGCTTATCGTCGATGAAAATTTGAGGCACTGTCCAACCGCCATTTGCGCGTTCAATCATTACATCACGCAATTCTGGCTGAACATCAATAGGGTACTCTTGAAACTCAACACCTTTCTGTGCGAGAAGTGCTTTAGCACGATGGCAGTATGGGCAATGGCCCTTGGTGTAAATCTCTACTTTACTCACTATGATCACCTATTATTTTGAAATCGGTAAACTTGCACTTTGCCACGCGTTCATGCCGCCTTTAAGCACTTTCACATTAGTGAAGCCCGCTTTTGACATCGCACCAGCTGTACCACGAGCTTGATTGCCCATGGCGCATACAACGATAATGGGTTTATCTTTGCTGTTTTCAAGCTTAGCGAAGTTTTTCTCGCGCAATTCTTCTGGTTTT
Proteins encoded in this window:
- the secB gene encoding protein-export chaperone SecB → MADDNQTTNGAAAGDQAQAPQFNIQRIFTKDISFESPNAPAIFTKEWKPEIKLDIDTSTNKLDENVYEVVLSVTVTATLGEETAFLCEVQQAGIFAIGEMPDQNKAHTLGSFCPNMLFPYARETISNLVNRGTFPPLNLAPVNFDAIFAAYVQKRAQQAQGEAPKMDA
- the grxC gene encoding glutaredoxin 3, whose amino-acid sequence is MSKVEIYTKGHCPYCHRAKALLAQKGVEFQEYPIDVQPELRDVMIERANGGWTVPQIFIDDKHVGGCDDMMALEAQQKLNPMLGLA